The sequence CTTGAGGGATGTGCTCTAGCATATAGCGAGCGCCTTGATCGAGTGCTTCGCCTGAGTAAACATTTGGTAAATTTTTCAAGCGGATATCTTCACCGTCTACATCCCACTCCACAAACGGCTCGACAGTTTGAACTGGTTGGCAATTTGGAGAAGAGAAAACCAAGCGGTGCTTTTTCTTCGCTAGCGAGGTTTTGGTCTCGCCTAGGTACTTCTCGAAAAGGTTAAGCGTAGAGGTGTGGATCTCTTTTACTTTGTTGACACCGATCACTTGGCAGCCTTCAGGCAGTGCTTGGCGTAACTGACTTAACTGCCATACAAGGTGGCGGTTGGTCTTTGGTAGTTGCATGATCACAAGGTCGATACCGTGCGGGATATCATCCATGGTGTTTAAAAAGTTGACTCGATTACATTGATTACGCTGTAAGTTTTTTAGCGCACCGCGATGAGAAATAAATGAGTCGCTCATCATAGTGACATCATGATCTTTCGAGAACCAAGCGGATAGGGCACCAAAGCTGTCGTTCATGATTAGGATGTGTTTGCCAGGTTCAAGATTCATCTCTTCAACATGACTGATCAGGTATTCGTCGCCCGCATCCCAAGCTTGAAGGGTTTCATTTGAACGTTTAGGGAAACGATGTAAGGTCAAAGTTCTATCGTG is a genomic window of Vibrio sp. ED004 containing:
- a CDS encoding methyltransferase, which codes for MKTELTLHDRTLTLHRFPKRSNETLQAWDAGDEYLISHVEEMNLEPGKHILIMNDSFGALSAWFSKDHDVTMMSDSFISHRGALKNLQRNQCNRVNFLNTMDDIPHGIDLVIMQLPKTNRHLVWQLSQLRQALPEGCQVIGVNKVKEIHTSTLNLFEKYLGETKTSLAKKKHRLVFSSPNCQPVQTVEPFVEWDVDGEDIRLKNLPNVYSGEALDQGARYMLEHIPQDPELRHIIDLGCGNGVLSVKAGQLNPQARITCVDESFMAVESARQNVKDNLGEEGNFQFIANNCLDGFKKNSTYLVMCNPPFHQQQAITDHIAWQMFCDAKHVLSNGGKLIVIGNRHLGYDVKLARLFGEANVETLELNQKFEILQATREPANFNK